Proteins encoded together in one Oreochromis aureus strain Israel breed Guangdong linkage group 23, ZZ_aureus, whole genome shotgun sequence window:
- the pnpla4 gene encoding patatin-like phospholipase domain-containing protein 4 isoform X2, whose product MMTVLNLSFAACGFLGIYHLGAMEAFLRHGHKLLGSLRACAGASAGALVAAVMITAPEKLEHCKDFTYRFADSVRQQRFGAVTPGYNFMFTLREGIEEILPTEAHSLATDRLYVSITHSESGTNHIVSTFTSREELIKKWIDGGFTDSLPILPVGRTITVSPFAGRQDVCPIHRGRFKTQLRLANMNIMFSVENLKRLNQALFPPSAGTMHSLCEEGFTDAVKFLKREGWMS is encoded by the exons ATGATGACAGTCCTGAATCTGTCCTTTGCTGCGTGTGGTTTCCTGGGGATCTATCACTTGGGTGCCATGGAGGCCTTTCTCCGGCATGGGCACAAGCTGCTGGGCTCCCTCAGGGCCTGTGCAGGTGCTTCTGCTGGGGCACTGGTGGCTGCTGTAATGATCACAGCTCCTGAAAAGTTGGAG CACTGCAAAGATTTCACCTACAGGTTTGCTGACAGTGTGAGACAGCAGCGGTTTGGGGCCGTCACACCAGGATACAACTTTATGTTCACACTCCG GGAGGGGATAGAAGAGATTCTCCCCACAGAGGCTCACAGTCTGGCCACTGACCGCCTCTATGTCTCAATAACACACTCAGAAAGTGGCACGAACCACATCGTGTCAACGTTTACCTCCAGGGAGGAGCTCATAAAG aaATGGATTGATGGAGGATTCACTGACAGCCTGCCAATCCTGCCCGTGGGACGAACCATCACAGTGTCACCCTTTGCTGGACGGCAGGATGTGTGTCCAATCCACAGAGGGCGGTTCAAAACTCAACTCAGATTGGCCAACATGAACATAATG TTTTCCGTGGAGAACCTCAAACGTCTGAATCAGGCTCTGTTCCCTCCATCTGCCGGCACCATGCATTCGTTATGTGAAGAAGGTTTCACGGACGCCGTGAAGTTCTTAAAGAGAGAGGGCTGGATGAGCTGA
- the pnpla4 gene encoding patatin-like phospholipase domain-containing protein 4 isoform X4, with the protein MFTLREGIEEILPTEAHSLATDRLYVSITHSESGTNHIVSTFTSREELIKVLLASCFVPVYAGLKPVELRGKKWIDGGFTDSLPILPVGRTITVSPFAGRQDVCPIHRGRFKTQLRLANMNIMFSVENLKRLNQALFPPSAGTMHSLCEEGFTDAVKFLKREGWMS; encoded by the exons ATGTTCACACTCCG GGAGGGGATAGAAGAGATTCTCCCCACAGAGGCTCACAGTCTGGCCACTGACCGCCTCTATGTCTCAATAACACACTCAGAAAGTGGCACGAACCACATCGTGTCAACGTTTACCTCCAGGGAGGAGCTCATAAAG GTTCTGTTAGCCAGCTGCTTTGTCCCAGTCTATGCTGGACTCAAACCAGTAGAGCTCAGAGGAAAG aaATGGATTGATGGAGGATTCACTGACAGCCTGCCAATCCTGCCCGTGGGACGAACCATCACAGTGTCACCCTTTGCTGGACGGCAGGATGTGTGTCCAATCCACAGAGGGCGGTTCAAAACTCAACTCAGATTGGCCAACATGAACATAATG TTTTCCGTGGAGAACCTCAAACGTCTGAATCAGGCTCTGTTCCCTCCATCTGCCGGCACCATGCATTCGTTATGTGAAGAAGGTTTCACGGACGCCGTGAAGTTCTTAAAGAGAGAGGGCTGGATGAGCTGA
- the pnpla4 gene encoding patatin-like phospholipase domain-containing protein 4 isoform X3: MMTVLNLSFAACGFLGIYHLGAMEAFLRHGHKLLGSLRACAGASAGALVAAVMITAPEKLEHCKDFTYRFADSVRQQRFGAVTPGYNFMFTLREGIEEILPTEAHSLATDRLYVSITHSESGTNHIVSTFTSREELIKVLLASCFVPVYAGLKPVELRGKKWIDGGFTDSLPILPVGRTITVSPFAGRQDVCPIHRGRFKTQLRLANMNIMASSLCDST, from the exons ATGATGACAGTCCTGAATCTGTCCTTTGCTGCGTGTGGTTTCCTGGGGATCTATCACTTGGGTGCCATGGAGGCCTTTCTCCGGCATGGGCACAAGCTGCTGGGCTCCCTCAGGGCCTGTGCAGGTGCTTCTGCTGGGGCACTGGTGGCTGCTGTAATGATCACAGCTCCTGAAAAGTTGGAG CACTGCAAAGATTTCACCTACAGGTTTGCTGACAGTGTGAGACAGCAGCGGTTTGGGGCCGTCACACCAGGATACAACTTTATGTTCACACTCCG GGAGGGGATAGAAGAGATTCTCCCCACAGAGGCTCACAGTCTGGCCACTGACCGCCTCTATGTCTCAATAACACACTCAGAAAGTGGCACGAACCACATCGTGTCAACGTTTACCTCCAGGGAGGAGCTCATAAAG GTTCTGTTAGCCAGCTGCTTTGTCCCAGTCTATGCTGGACTCAAACCAGTAGAGCTCAGAGGAAAG aaATGGATTGATGGAGGATTCACTGACAGCCTGCCAATCCTGCCCGTGGGACGAACCATCACAGTGTCACCCTTTGCTGGACGGCAGGATGTGTGTCCAATCCACAGAGGGCGGTTCAAAACTCAACTCAGATTGGCCAACATGAACATAATG GCATCCTCTCTCTGTGACAGCACCTGA
- the pnpla4 gene encoding patatin-like phospholipase domain-containing protein 4 isoform X1 has protein sequence MMTVLNLSFAACGFLGIYHLGAMEAFLRHGHKLLGSLRACAGASAGALVAAVMITAPEKLEHCKDFTYRFADSVRQQRFGAVTPGYNFMFTLREGIEEILPTEAHSLATDRLYVSITHSESGTNHIVSTFTSREELIKVLLASCFVPVYAGLKPVELRGKKWIDGGFTDSLPILPVGRTITVSPFAGRQDVCPIHRGRFKTQLRLANMNIMFSVENLKRLNQALFPPSAGTMHSLCEEGFTDAVKFLKREGWMS, from the exons ATGATGACAGTCCTGAATCTGTCCTTTGCTGCGTGTGGTTTCCTGGGGATCTATCACTTGGGTGCCATGGAGGCCTTTCTCCGGCATGGGCACAAGCTGCTGGGCTCCCTCAGGGCCTGTGCAGGTGCTTCTGCTGGGGCACTGGTGGCTGCTGTAATGATCACAGCTCCTGAAAAGTTGGAG CACTGCAAAGATTTCACCTACAGGTTTGCTGACAGTGTGAGACAGCAGCGGTTTGGGGCCGTCACACCAGGATACAACTTTATGTTCACACTCCG GGAGGGGATAGAAGAGATTCTCCCCACAGAGGCTCACAGTCTGGCCACTGACCGCCTCTATGTCTCAATAACACACTCAGAAAGTGGCACGAACCACATCGTGTCAACGTTTACCTCCAGGGAGGAGCTCATAAAG GTTCTGTTAGCCAGCTGCTTTGTCCCAGTCTATGCTGGACTCAAACCAGTAGAGCTCAGAGGAAAG aaATGGATTGATGGAGGATTCACTGACAGCCTGCCAATCCTGCCCGTGGGACGAACCATCACAGTGTCACCCTTTGCTGGACGGCAGGATGTGTGTCCAATCCACAGAGGGCGGTTCAAAACTCAACTCAGATTGGCCAACATGAACATAATG TTTTCCGTGGAGAACCTCAAACGTCTGAATCAGGCTCTGTTCCCTCCATCTGCCGGCACCATGCATTCGTTATGTGAAGAAGGTTTCACGGACGCCGTGAAGTTCTTAAAGAGAGAGGGCTGGATGAGCTGA